One Oryza glaberrima chromosome 11, OglaRS2, whole genome shotgun sequence genomic region harbors:
- the LOC127754047 gene encoding uncharacterized protein LOC127754047, translating to MERRFLLLAGLLLATAVTAAGEQQPRRTAMADHQQPAATVAPCDPLCISGAAAGATPEAMAAAAMAGGNESESALPPRQLDRPDSSGLPTTHQSWIYHEPVAMPYSTAPPAAISLVGATAAATAVFSTMLLAAAAAR from the exons ATGGagcgccgcttcctcctcctcgccggcctcctcctggccaccgccgtcaccgccgccggcgagcagcagccTCGCCGCACCGCCATGGCAGACCACCAGCAGCCGGCGGCCACCGTGGCGCCGTGCGATCCCCTCTGCATAT ccggagcggcggccggcgcgactccggaggccatggcggcggcggcgatggccggcggcAATGAGTCTGAATCTGCACTGCCCCCTCGTCAGCTTGATCGTCCGGACAGCAGTGGCTTGCCTACTACTCACCAATCATGGATTTACCATGAACCCGTCGCCATGCCCTactccacggcgccgccggcggccatctcGCTCGtcggtgccaccgccgccgccaccgccgtcttcTCCACGATGTtactcgccgcggcggcggcgcgctag